The following coding sequences are from one Triticum aestivum cultivar Chinese Spring chromosome 5A, IWGSC CS RefSeq v2.1, whole genome shotgun sequence window:
- the LOC123102358 gene encoding reticulon-like protein B18 isoform X1 has translation MAAMAMNPTSPAPSAKLRTPPYHHPSPAAEEEPMATPPPKPTGQKPPMPSPLQLSGGYSLHELLLLSPSPTSRHTRSGQRAAAGGGVDSSLEMAGTPPRRRRATPAGASPRNARRARRRLEKEADPEEEAVRKARRRRSSRVASKVATAVAVDKAVAAAAPAPGKEDDMSLALVPAPADATPVTETDALEQSGWESLWERVVELVMWKDVAKSALWFGLGSMFFLSCSFPREITFSPISVFCQLGVMILGLAFFKDSVPQSRHPVRERNFQLTEKDVLRAAGAVLPIANSIISTAQVIFSGNPSMTLKVLPVLLFGAKYGSLVTVWRLLATGFFTSFTLPKLYICYSTQIHMIAENLIDRALEAWKSCPRKKFVAGTAVTVCWNLFSVKTRFLAAFISVVILRYNHQTAGLV, from the exons ATGGCGGCCATGGCCATGAACCCCACCTCGCCGGCCCCATCCGCGAAGCTGCGGACGCCTCCGTACCACCACCCCTCCcccgcggcggaggaggagcccaTGGCGACGCCGCCGCCGAAACCGACGGGCCAGAAGCCGCCCATGCCGTCGCCGCTGCAGCTTTCCGGCGGGTACTCGCTCCACGAGCTGCTCCTGCTCTCCCCGTCCCCGACCTCCCGCCACACCCGCTCGGGCCAGCGGGCCGCGGCCGGGGGAGGCGTGGATTCGAGCCTGGAGATGGCGGGGACGCCTCCCAGGCGGCGGCGCGCGACGCCCGCGGGGGCCTCGCCGAGGAACGCGAGGCGGGCGAGGCGGAGGCTGGAGAAGGAGGCCGACCCGGAGGAGGAAGCCGTCAGGAAGGCGCGCCGGAGGAGGTCTTCCAGGGTGGCGTCCAAGGTCGCGACCGCGGTGGCCGTGGacaaggcggtggcggcggcggcgcccgcccCAGGGAAGGAGGACGACATGAGCTTGGCCTTGGTCCCTGCTCCTGCCGATGCCACTCCTG TCACAGAAACTGACGCTCTGGAGCAGTCCGGGTGGGAAAGTCTCTGGGAAAGGGTCGTCGAGCTGGTGATGTGGAAGGACGTGGCGAAATCAGCACTCTGGTTCGGGCTGGGATCCATGTTCTTCTTATCTTGCTCCTTTCCAAGAGAGATCACTTTCAG CCCAATTTCTGTATTTTGTCAGCTGGGCGTTATGATTTTGGGTCTAGCCTTCTTTAAGGATTCTGTGCCACAGAG CAGGCATCCGGTGAGGGAAAGGAACTTCCAATTGACTGAAAAAGATGTGCTTCGTGCTGCCGGAGCTGTGCTGCCGATTGCTAACTCCATCATATCCACGGCACAAGTGATCTTCTCAGGCAACCCATCGATGACTCTCAAA GTATTGCCTGTTCTTCTGTTCGGTGCAAAATATGGTAGTCTGGTTACGGTATGGAGGCTTCTAGCCACAG GTTTCTTCACCAGTTTTACACTCCCAAAGCTTTATATCTGTTATTCAACACAAATTCATATGATAG CTGAAAATTTGATAGACCGGGCTCTAGAAGCATGGAAGTCTTGCCCCCGCAAGAAATTCGTTGCGGGCACGGCAGTGACAGTGTGCTGGAATTTGTTTAGTGTTAAGACTCGCTTCCTGGCAG CCTTCATTTCAGTAGTGATACTGCGGTACAATCATCAGACCGCAGGGCTGGTGTGA
- the LOC123102358 gene encoding reticulon-like protein B18 isoform X2 — translation MAAMAMNPTSPAPSAKLRTPPYHHPSPAAEEEPMATPPPKPTGQKPPMPSPLQLSGGYSLHELLLLSPSPTSRHTRSGQRAAAGGGVDSSLEMAGTPPRRRRATPAGASPRNARRARRRLEKEADPEEEAVRKARRRRSSRVASKVATAVAVDKAVAAAAPAPGKEDDMSLALVPAPADATPVTETDALEQSGWESLWERVVELVMWKDVAKSALWFGLGSMFFLSCSFPREITFSPISVFCQLGVMILGLAFFKDSVPQRHPVRERNFQLTEKDVLRAAGAVLPIANSIISTAQVIFSGNPSMTLKVLPVLLFGAKYGSLVTVWRLLATGFFTSFTLPKLYICYSTQIHMIAENLIDRALEAWKSCPRKKFVAGTAVTVCWNLFSVKTRFLAAFISVVILRYNHQTAGLV, via the exons ATGGCGGCCATGGCCATGAACCCCACCTCGCCGGCCCCATCCGCGAAGCTGCGGACGCCTCCGTACCACCACCCCTCCcccgcggcggaggaggagcccaTGGCGACGCCGCCGCCGAAACCGACGGGCCAGAAGCCGCCCATGCCGTCGCCGCTGCAGCTTTCCGGCGGGTACTCGCTCCACGAGCTGCTCCTGCTCTCCCCGTCCCCGACCTCCCGCCACACCCGCTCGGGCCAGCGGGCCGCGGCCGGGGGAGGCGTGGATTCGAGCCTGGAGATGGCGGGGACGCCTCCCAGGCGGCGGCGCGCGACGCCCGCGGGGGCCTCGCCGAGGAACGCGAGGCGGGCGAGGCGGAGGCTGGAGAAGGAGGCCGACCCGGAGGAGGAAGCCGTCAGGAAGGCGCGCCGGAGGAGGTCTTCCAGGGTGGCGTCCAAGGTCGCGACCGCGGTGGCCGTGGacaaggcggtggcggcggcggcgcccgcccCAGGGAAGGAGGACGACATGAGCTTGGCCTTGGTCCCTGCTCCTGCCGATGCCACTCCTG TCACAGAAACTGACGCTCTGGAGCAGTCCGGGTGGGAAAGTCTCTGGGAAAGGGTCGTCGAGCTGGTGATGTGGAAGGACGTGGCGAAATCAGCACTCTGGTTCGGGCTGGGATCCATGTTCTTCTTATCTTGCTCCTTTCCAAGAGAGATCACTTTCAG CCCAATTTCTGTATTTTGTCAGCTGGGCGTTATGATTTTGGGTCTAGCCTTCTTTAAGGATTCTGTGCCACAGAG GCATCCGGTGAGGGAAAGGAACTTCCAATTGACTGAAAAAGATGTGCTTCGTGCTGCCGGAGCTGTGCTGCCGATTGCTAACTCCATCATATCCACGGCACAAGTGATCTTCTCAGGCAACCCATCGATGACTCTCAAA GTATTGCCTGTTCTTCTGTTCGGTGCAAAATATGGTAGTCTGGTTACGGTATGGAGGCTTCTAGCCACAG GTTTCTTCACCAGTTTTACACTCCCAAAGCTTTATATCTGTTATTCAACACAAATTCATATGATAG CTGAAAATTTGATAGACCGGGCTCTAGAAGCATGGAAGTCTTGCCCCCGCAAGAAATTCGTTGCGGGCACGGCAGTGACAGTGTGCTGGAATTTGTTTAGTGTTAAGACTCGCTTCCTGGCAG CCTTCATTTCAGTAGTGATACTGCGGTACAATCATCAGACCGCAGGGCTGGTGTGA